Proteins encoded by one window of Collimonas fungivorans:
- a CDS encoding LysR family transcriptional regulator, producing the protein MDRLESLRVFCQVVELNSFSRAAEQLEMSNATISNHIAALERHFGVRLLNRTTRKISLTDDGHSCYQRAQRLLGDMSELEDGLQGRRVTPQGILRVDVPTVIARIYLAPALSRFAELYPELSIRLNVGDRMVDMVEGRGDVWIRIGELKDSNMVARRIYQTRNLCCASPAFLAQHGVPQTPQELGDFRCLAFIHPNSGQNVPWTFSKGKQELSWAPPGNIAINHAETLIHAAASGAGIVQLLTLSLNPQIRAGLLAPVLPDWATPGPPVSVVYHQSHQLSAKVRVFVDFVTELFAAID; encoded by the coding sequence GGAATCGTTACGGGTGTTTTGCCAGGTGGTGGAACTGAACAGCTTCAGCCGCGCCGCTGAACAGCTGGAGATGTCGAACGCCACCATCTCCAATCATATCGCCGCCCTCGAACGGCATTTCGGCGTGCGCCTGCTGAACCGCACCACCCGCAAGATTTCGCTGACCGACGACGGCCATAGCTGCTACCAGCGCGCGCAACGCCTGCTGGGCGACATGAGCGAGCTGGAAGACGGGCTGCAGGGCCGGCGCGTGACGCCGCAAGGCATCTTGCGCGTCGACGTACCAACCGTGATTGCGCGCATTTACCTGGCGCCGGCCCTGTCGCGTTTTGCCGAACTGTATCCGGAGCTGTCGATCAGGCTGAACGTGGGCGACCGCATGGTCGACATGGTGGAGGGGCGCGGCGATGTCTGGATCCGCATCGGCGAACTGAAGGATTCGAACATGGTGGCGCGCCGCATCTACCAGACCCGCAACCTGTGCTGCGCCTCGCCCGCTTTCCTGGCGCAGCACGGCGTGCCGCAGACACCACAGGAACTCGGCGATTTCCGCTGCCTGGCGTTCATCCACCCCAACAGCGGCCAGAACGTACCGTGGACCTTCAGCAAGGGCAAACAAGAGCTGAGCTGGGCGCCGCCCGGCAATATCGCGATCAACCACGCGGAAACCCTGATCCACGCGGCCGCCAGCGGCGCCGGCATCGTCCAGCTGCTGACGCTGTCGCTCAATCCGCAGATCCGCGCCGGCCTGCTGGCGCCGGTATTGCCGGACTGGGCCACGCCGGGGCCGCCGGTATCGGTGGTGTATCACCAGAGCCATCAGTTGTCGGCCAAGGTGAGGGTTTTTGTCGATTTTGTTACAGAGCTGTTTGCCGCTATCGATTAG
- a CDS encoding DMT family transporter yields MHWVYLLIAIVAEVIATSALKASAEFTRLVPSIVVVAGYLTAFYFLSLTLRTLPVAIVYAMWSGIGIALIALVGWLFLKQSLDAAALIGIGLIVSGVLVLNVFSKSVSH; encoded by the coding sequence ATGCATTGGGTCTATCTATTGATCGCCATCGTTGCCGAAGTGATTGCCACCAGTGCCCTGAAAGCCAGCGCCGAGTTCACGCGACTAGTGCCATCGATCGTGGTGGTGGCTGGTTACCTGACAGCCTTCTATTTCCTGTCGCTGACCTTGCGCACCTTGCCGGTGGCGATCGTGTATGCGATGTGGTCGGGTATCGGCATTGCGCTGATCGCGCTGGTCGGCTGGCTGTTCCTGAAGCAGAGCCTGGACGCCGCGGCTCTGATCGGCATCGGCCTGATTGTTTCCGGCGTGCTGGTGCTGAACGTATTTTCGAAGTCGGTCTCGCACTAA